A region of Nocardioides alkalitolerans DNA encodes the following proteins:
- a CDS encoding allophanate hydrolase subunit 1: MRLLPYGDRAVLVELADPDGTDGTDQAVASARVVAWVEAAATAWRDVPVELVPAATTVLVALAPGAPQDLAWLRAAAADVRPEQPARRAEAPRTVEVPVTYDGADLAAVARLTGLDEADVVAAHTGTPWRVAFGGFAPGFAYLVGGDPRLRSVPRRAEPRTRVPAGSVALAGGFSGVYPRVSPGGWQLLGRTELAMWDLDRDPPALLAAGTTVRFVDAGGVR, translated from the coding sequence GTGAGGCTGCTGCCGTACGGCGATCGCGCGGTCCTCGTCGAGCTCGCCGACCCCGACGGGACCGACGGGACCGACCAGGCCGTCGCCTCCGCGCGCGTCGTCGCCTGGGTCGAGGCCGCGGCGACGGCCTGGCGCGACGTGCCGGTCGAGCTGGTGCCCGCCGCCACGACGGTGCTCGTCGCCCTGGCGCCCGGTGCTCCGCAGGACCTGGCGTGGCTGCGGGCCGCCGCCGCGGACGTCCGCCCCGAGCAGCCGGCCCGACGCGCGGAGGCCCCGCGCACGGTCGAGGTGCCGGTGACCTACGACGGGGCGGACCTCGCGGCCGTCGCGCGGCTGACGGGCCTCGACGAGGCGGACGTGGTCGCAGCCCACACCGGCACGCCGTGGCGGGTCGCCTTCGGCGGGTTCGCCCCCGGCTTCGCCTACCTCGTCGGCGGCGACCCGCGGCTGCGGTCCGTGCCGCGTCGTGCGGAGCCGCGCACCCGCGTCCCGGCGGGCTCGGTGGCCCTCGCGGGCGGGTTCTCGGGTGTCTACCCCCGCGTGTCGCCCGGCGGGTGGCAGCTCCTCGGGCGCACGGAGCTGGCGATGTGGGACCTCGACCGGGACCCGCCCGCCCTGCTCGCGGCGGGCACCACGGTGCGCTTCGTCGACGCCGGCGGCGTCCGGTGA
- the meaB gene encoding methylmalonyl Co-A mutase-associated GTPase MeaB — MIGGRAGATPVAELVEAARGGSPRAVARLVSLVEDGASRPDRDDLAQRLREAMALLAPHTGRAHVVGLTGAPGVGKSTSTSALVTELRSRGRRVGVLAVDPSSPFSGGALLGDRIRMGEHATDADVYIRSMASRGHLGGLAWSTPQALRVLDAAGFDVVLVETVGVGQSEVEIAGLADTTVVLLAPGMGDGIQAAKAGILEVGDLYVVNKADRDGADQVRRELRGMLNLADRPADAWKQPILPTVAQTGEGVAAVAAKLDEHRAWLADTGALERRRRRRARAEVEAIAMTALRRTWAGFAGGAALDRLADDVVSGRRDPYEAADRLLAATETTTTA, encoded by the coding sequence GTGATCGGAGGTCGCGCCGGCGCCACGCCGGTCGCGGAGCTCGTCGAGGCCGCGCGGGGCGGTTCGCCCCGCGCGGTCGCGCGTCTCGTGTCGCTCGTCGAGGACGGGGCCTCGCGCCCGGACCGCGACGACCTGGCGCAGCGGCTGCGCGAGGCCATGGCGCTGCTGGCGCCGCACACGGGCCGTGCCCACGTGGTCGGCCTGACGGGTGCCCCCGGCGTCGGGAAGTCGACGTCGACGTCCGCGCTCGTCACCGAGCTGCGGAGCCGGGGACGGCGGGTGGGCGTGCTCGCCGTCGACCCGTCCTCGCCGTTCTCGGGCGGCGCCCTCCTGGGTGACCGCATCCGGATGGGCGAGCACGCGACCGACGCCGACGTCTACATCCGCTCGATGGCGTCGCGCGGTCACCTGGGCGGCCTGGCGTGGAGCACCCCGCAGGCGCTGCGCGTGCTCGACGCCGCCGGCTTCGACGTCGTGCTCGTCGAGACGGTCGGCGTGGGCCAGAGCGAGGTCGAGATCGCGGGCCTCGCCGACACGACGGTCGTCCTCCTCGCCCCCGGCATGGGCGACGGCATCCAGGCAGCGAAGGCCGGCATCCTCGAGGTCGGCGACCTCTATGTCGTCAACAAGGCCGACCGCGACGGCGCCGACCAGGTGCGCCGGGAGCTGCGCGGCATGCTCAACCTCGCGGACCGCCCGGCCGACGCCTGGAAGCAGCCGATCCTCCCGACGGTCGCGCAGACCGGGGAGGGCGTCGCCGCCGTCGCCGCGAAGCTCGACGAGCACCGCGCCTGGCTCGCCGACACCGGCGCGCTGGAGCGCCGTCGCCGGCGCCGCGCCCGCGCGGAGGTCGAGGCGATCGCGATGACCGCGCTGCGGCGCACGTGGGCGGGGTTCGCCGGGGGCGCGGCTCTCGACCGGCTCGCCGACGACGTCGTGAGCGGCCGGCGCGACCCGTACGAGGCGGCCGACCGCCTCCTGGCCGCGACCGAGACGACCACCACCGCCTGA
- a CDS encoding EamA family transporter, which translates to MSTLTPDTPVVSSARPQLGAGLLLALVSASAFGLSGSLARGLLDAGWTAGAAVTARVALAALVLAVPAALAMRGKWGLLLGQPRNVGTVALYGVLAVAGAQLCYFYAVSYLQVGVALLIEYTAPVAVIVWMWLRHGQRPGRVTVLGAAVAAVGLALVLGVVSGVSLNVVGVLWGLGAMVGAASYFVISADNDNGLPGTALAAGGLTVGGVVLGTAGFVGVLPMRATTAGVEYAGHEVAWWVPVLGLGLVTAALAYVTGIAASRRLGSRLASFVALAEVVMALVFAWLLLDELPGPLQLAGGLLILAGVVVVKLGESGVQDVRLGEPEVAEVAEAA; encoded by the coding sequence CCCAGCTCGGCGCCGGTCTCCTCCTCGCGCTGGTCTCCGCGTCGGCGTTCGGTCTGTCGGGGTCGTTGGCACGCGGGCTGCTCGACGCGGGCTGGACCGCGGGCGCCGCCGTCACCGCCCGGGTCGCCCTCGCAGCGCTCGTGCTCGCCGTACCGGCCGCCCTCGCGATGCGCGGCAAGTGGGGCCTGCTGCTCGGTCAGCCGCGGAACGTCGGCACCGTCGCGCTCTACGGCGTGCTCGCGGTCGCGGGCGCCCAACTGTGCTACTTCTACGCTGTCTCCTACCTGCAGGTGGGCGTCGCGCTGCTCATCGAGTACACGGCGCCCGTCGCCGTCATCGTCTGGATGTGGCTGCGGCACGGCCAGCGGCCCGGCCGGGTCACCGTGCTCGGTGCCGCCGTCGCCGCGGTCGGTCTGGCCCTCGTGCTCGGTGTCGTCAGCGGCGTGAGCCTCAACGTCGTCGGCGTGCTGTGGGGCCTCGGCGCCATGGTCGGCGCGGCGTCGTACTTCGTCATCTCCGCCGACAACGACAACGGCCTGCCGGGCACAGCGCTGGCGGCCGGCGGCCTGACGGTCGGCGGCGTCGTGCTGGGCACCGCCGGGTTCGTGGGCGTCCTCCCGATGCGGGCGACGACCGCGGGCGTGGAGTACGCCGGTCACGAGGTCGCCTGGTGGGTCCCCGTGCTCGGCCTCGGACTGGTGACGGCGGCGCTGGCCTACGTCACGGGCATCGCCGCCTCGCGCCGGCTGGGTTCGCGCCTGGCGTCGTTCGTGGCGCTGGCGGAGGTCGTCATGGCGCTCGTCTTCGCCTGGCTGCTGCTGGACGAGCTGCCCGGCCCGCTCCAGCTCGCGGGCGGCCTGCTCATCCTCGCGGGCGTCGTGGTCGTGAAGCTGGGCGAGTCGGGCGTGCAGGACGTGCGCCTCGGCGAGCCCGAGGTGGCGGAGGTCGCAGAAGCGGCCTGA
- a CDS encoding serine/threonine-protein kinase, which produces MGEVFAGRYELIEPIGMGGMGAVWTVHDRSDGRVKAAKILRQSDAASLLRFVREQSVRIAHPHVVTPESWAGMDDRVLFTMPLVAGGSVADLLKERGALPLPWVGVLLDQLLEALEAVHAAGVVHRDVKPANLLLEPTGTGWPHLRLTDFGIAVPVDEPRLTHGPMAVGSPGYMAPEQWHGGDPDPRQDVYAVGRVGLEMLTGVRPEKGSTAVAGDALPEPRDVAERLVTVLARAAAEEPGDRYPDAGSLRAALRELQLLDQPAGDVPVVVPQRLALDTTGPAGVSWSAPSGPTDVTAAHGAPTQVGGTLVHGAGATRVDGGTRVDRGGQRTAAAPRRGVSVPGLALLVLGLLAVVAGLYLLLTA; this is translated from the coding sequence GTGGGTGAGGTCTTCGCGGGGCGTTACGAGCTGATCGAGCCCATCGGCATGGGCGGCATGGGTGCCGTCTGGACGGTCCACGACCGCTCCGACGGGCGCGTCAAGGCGGCCAAGATCCTCCGCCAGTCCGATGCCGCGTCGCTGCTCCGCTTCGTGCGGGAGCAGTCGGTGCGCATCGCCCACCCCCACGTCGTCACGCCCGAGTCGTGGGCGGGCATGGACGACCGCGTCCTCTTCACGATGCCCCTCGTGGCGGGCGGTTCGGTCGCCGACCTCCTCAAGGAGCGGGGCGCGCTGCCGCTGCCGTGGGTGGGCGTGCTGCTCGACCAGCTGCTCGAGGCGCTCGAGGCCGTCCACGCCGCCGGTGTCGTCCACCGTGACGTCAAGCCGGCCAACCTGCTGCTCGAGCCCACCGGCACCGGGTGGCCCCACCTGCGCCTCACCGACTTCGGCATCGCCGTGCCCGTCGACGAGCCGCGCCTCACCCACGGCCCGATGGCCGTCGGGTCCCCCGGATACATGGCGCCCGAGCAGTGGCACGGGGGCGACCCCGACCCCCGCCAGGACGTGTACGCCGTGGGCCGCGTCGGCCTCGAGATGCTCACCGGGGTGCGCCCCGAGAAGGGCAGCACCGCGGTGGCCGGCGACGCTCTCCCCGAGCCGCGGGACGTCGCCGAGCGCCTCGTGACGGTGCTGGCGCGGGCCGCCGCCGAGGAGCCGGGCGACCGCTACCCGGACGCGGGGTCGCTGCGCGCCGCGCTCCGCGAGCTGCAGCTCCTCGACCAGCCCGCCGGCGACGTGCCCGTGGTCGTGCCGCAGCGTCTCGCCCTCGACACCACCGGACCGGCGGGCGTCAGCTGGTCGGCGCCGTCCGGCCCCACCGACGTCACGGCGGCCCACGGCGCCCCGACCCAGGTCGGAGGCACCCTGGTCCACGGCGCGGGCGCGACCCGGGTCGACGGCGGCACCCGGGTGGACCGCGGCGGCCAGCGCACGGCAGCCGCGCCGCGCCGCGGCGTCTCCGTGCCCGGCCTCGCACTGCTCGTGCTCGGCCTGCTCGCGGTCGTCGCGGGGCTCTACCTCCTGCTGACGGCCTGA
- a CDS encoding acetyl-CoA C-acetyltransferase, translating to MTTSVIVAGARTPIGRLLGGLKSLTAADLGGVAIKGALEKAGVAGDAVEYVIMGQVIQAGAGQITARQAAVAGGIPMDVPALTINKVCLSGINAIALADQLIRAGEHEIVVAGGMESMTQAPHLLPKSREGFKYGDTALVDSMAYDALYDQFTNQPMGGLTEARNVEAEKLSREEQDAFAARSHQLAAAAQKNGVFDDEIVPVSIPQRKGDPIVVSADEGVRGDTTTESLAKLRPAFSKDGTVTAGSASQISDGAAAVVVMSKAKAEELGLSWIAEIGASGQVAGPDSTLQEQPANAILKAAEKEGIAVSDIDLFEMNEAFAAVGIASARKLGVSEDKVNVNGGAIALGHPVGMSGARIVLHLALELKRRGGGTGAAALCGGGGQGDALIIRVPA from the coding sequence ATGACCACGTCCGTCATCGTCGCCGGTGCGCGCACCCCCATCGGCCGACTCCTCGGTGGCCTCAAGTCGCTCACGGCGGCCGACCTGGGTGGCGTCGCCATCAAGGGCGCCCTCGAGAAGGCCGGCGTCGCGGGCGACGCGGTGGAGTACGTGATCATGGGCCAGGTCATCCAGGCCGGAGCCGGCCAGATCACCGCCCGCCAGGCCGCGGTCGCCGGTGGCATCCCCATGGACGTGCCCGCGCTGACGATCAACAAGGTCTGCCTGTCCGGCATCAACGCCATCGCCCTGGCCGACCAGCTGATCCGCGCCGGCGAGCACGAGATCGTCGTCGCCGGCGGCATGGAGTCGATGACCCAGGCGCCGCACCTGCTGCCGAAGTCCCGGGAGGGCTTCAAGTACGGCGACACCGCGCTGGTCGACTCGATGGCCTACGACGCGCTCTACGACCAGTTCACGAACCAGCCGATGGGCGGCCTCACGGAGGCCCGCAACGTCGAGGCCGAGAAGCTGAGCCGCGAGGAGCAGGACGCGTTCGCGGCCCGCTCCCACCAGCTGGCCGCCGCCGCGCAGAAGAACGGCGTCTTCGACGACGAGATCGTGCCGGTCTCCATCCCGCAGCGGAAGGGCGACCCGATCGTCGTCTCCGCCGACGAGGGCGTGCGGGGGGACACCACCACCGAGAGCCTCGCCAAGCTCCGCCCCGCGTTCAGCAAGGACGGCACGGTCACGGCCGGCTCGGCCTCGCAGATCTCCGACGGTGCCGCCGCCGTGGTCGTCATGTCGAAGGCCAAGGCCGAGGAGCTCGGTCTCTCCTGGATCGCCGAGATCGGCGCCTCGGGCCAGGTCGCCGGCCCCGACTCGACGCTGCAGGAGCAGCCGGCCAACGCGATCCTCAAGGCCGCGGAGAAGGAGGGCATCGCCGTCTCCGACATCGACCTGTTCGAGATGAACGAGGCCTTCGCGGCCGTGGGCATCGCGAGCGCTCGCAAGCTCGGCGTGTCGGAGGACAAGGTGAACGTCAACGGCGGCGCCATCGCGCTGGGCCACCCGGTCGGCATGTCGGGCGCCCGCATCGTGCTCCACCTCGCGCTGGAGCTGAAGCGGCGCGGTGGCGGCACCGGTGCGGCCGCCCTCTGCGGCGGTGGCGGCCAGGGCGACGCGCTCATCATCCGCGTCCCGGCGTGA
- a CDS encoding MarR family transcriptional regulator: MALPFDPIAEARRQWDLRWTGGEAMHAVTSLMRVQQLVIGRLDALLKPHGLTFARYEALVLLVFSSRGSLPLGKMGERLQVHPTSVTSIINRLEAAGLVERRPHPDDRRATLAAITDEGRALVERATADLLAADFALGALGGAEQRALSDLLAPVRRDAGDF; this comes from the coding sequence ATGGCCCTGCCGTTCGATCCCATCGCCGAGGCGCGCCGTCAGTGGGACCTCCGCTGGACCGGGGGCGAGGCCATGCACGCCGTCACGTCGCTCATGCGGGTGCAGCAGCTCGTCATCGGCCGCCTGGACGCCCTGCTGAAGCCGCACGGCCTGACGTTCGCCCGCTACGAGGCGCTCGTGCTCCTCGTCTTCTCCTCCCGCGGGTCGCTACCGCTGGGCAAGATGGGGGAGCGGCTCCAGGTGCACCCCACCTCCGTCACGTCGATCATCAACCGCCTCGAGGCTGCCGGGCTGGTGGAGCGTCGTCCGCACCCCGACGACCGCCGCGCCACGCTCGCCGCCATCACCGACGAGGGGCGCGCGCTCGTCGAGCGCGCGACCGCGGACCTCCTCGCCGCGGACTTCGCACTGGGTGCCCTCGGCGGCGCGGAGCAGCGCGCCCTGTCGGACCTGTTGGCGCCCGTGCGCCGTGATGCCGGAGACTTCTGA
- a CDS encoding LamB/YcsF family protein: MDGRAVDLNSDVGESFGRWVLGDDAAVLAEVSSANVACGFHAGDPSTLRRTCALAVERDVVIGAQVGYRDLAGFGRRFLDVAPDELTDDVLYQLGALDALAHATGGRVAYLKPHGALYNTTVHHDEQAAAVVRAVREHDPSLPVLGLPGSALLGHAEAAGLPTVAEAFADRGYEPDGTLVRRDRPGALLHDPAEVAARVVRLVTEGVVTAVDGTDVAVRADSVCVHGDSPGAVAMARAVRAALDAAGIAVRAFA, translated from the coding sequence ATGGACGGACGGGCGGTCGACCTCAACAGCGACGTGGGCGAGTCGTTCGGGCGCTGGGTGCTCGGCGACGACGCCGCGGTGCTCGCCGAGGTGAGCAGCGCGAACGTCGCCTGCGGCTTCCACGCCGGCGACCCGTCGACGCTGCGCCGCACGTGCGCGCTGGCGGTGGAGCGGGACGTGGTGATCGGCGCGCAGGTCGGGTACCGCGACCTGGCCGGCTTCGGCCGCCGCTTCCTCGACGTCGCGCCCGACGAGCTGACCGACGACGTGCTCTACCAGCTCGGGGCGCTCGACGCGCTGGCGCACGCCACCGGCGGCCGGGTGGCCTACCTCAAGCCGCACGGCGCCCTCTACAACACGACCGTCCACCACGACGAGCAGGCTGCCGCGGTGGTCCGGGCCGTCCGCGAGCACGACCCGTCGCTGCCGGTGCTGGGGCTCCCGGGGTCGGCGCTCCTGGGACACGCCGAGGCCGCGGGGCTGCCCACCGTGGCGGAGGCGTTCGCGGACCGAGGCTACGAGCCCGACGGCACGCTGGTGCGGCGCGACCGCCCGGGCGCCCTCCTGCACGACCCCGCCGAGGTGGCGGCCCGCGTCGTCCGCCTCGTCACCGAGGGTGTCGTGACGGCGGTCGACGGCACCGACGTCGCGGTCCGGGCCGACTCGGTCTGCGTGCACGGCGACTCCCCGGGTGCCGTGGCGATGGCGCGCGCCGTGCGGGCGGCCCTGGACGCGGCCGGGATCGCGGTGCGGGCGTTCGCGTGA
- a CDS encoding biotin-dependent carboxyltransferase family protein gives MTRRALVVRAVGGPVLVQDLGRPGHAAVGVGRSGAADRAAYLLANRAVGNRRGAAALEVTLGGLEVEVRGGPLWCCLTGAPAGVEADGRLHPPGAVVAVRHRLRIGTPPRGLRSYLAVRGGIDARAVLGSRSRDVLAGLGPAALDAGDVVGIGDDADAGEAGWPRLDAVPVDALAEPALFRVVPGPRADLIVEPDRLVTGEWRVSAHADRVGTRLEGGAPLLHRDPERQLPSEGAVRGALQVPPSGEPVLFGPDHPVTGGYPVVGVVVDADVDRAAQLRPGDPVGFRWV, from the coding sequence GTGACCCGCCGCGCCCTCGTCGTCCGCGCAGTCGGCGGCCCGGTGCTGGTCCAGGACCTCGGCCGGCCGGGGCACGCGGCCGTCGGGGTCGGGCGCTCGGGGGCGGCCGACCGCGCGGCGTACCTGCTCGCGAACCGCGCCGTCGGCAACCGCCGCGGCGCCGCGGCGCTCGAGGTCACCCTCGGCGGCCTCGAGGTCGAGGTGCGTGGCGGCCCGCTCTGGTGCTGCCTGACGGGTGCACCCGCCGGCGTCGAGGCCGACGGACGCCTCCACCCGCCGGGGGCCGTGGTGGCGGTGCGGCACCGCCTGCGGATCGGTACGCCGCCGCGCGGCCTGCGCAGCTACCTCGCCGTGCGCGGCGGCATCGACGCGCGTGCGGTGCTCGGCTCGCGCAGCCGGGACGTGCTCGCCGGCCTCGGACCGGCCGCGCTCGACGCGGGGGACGTCGTCGGGATCGGCGACGACGCGGACGCGGGTGAGGCGGGCTGGCCGCGGCTCGACGCGGTGCCCGTGGACGCGCTCGCGGAACCGGCGCTGTTCCGCGTCGTACCGGGTCCGCGGGCGGACCTGATCGTCGAGCCGGACCGCCTCGTCACGGGGGAGTGGCGCGTGTCGGCGCACGCCGACCGGGTGGGGACGCGGCTGGAGGGCGGGGCGCCGCTGCTGCACCGCGACCCGGAGCGTCAGCTGCCGAGCGAGGGTGCCGTGCGGGGGGCGCTGCAGGTGCCGCCGTCGGGCGAGCCGGTGCTGTTCGGGCCCGACCACCCCGTCACCGGCGGCTACCCGGTCGTCGGCGTCGTGGTCGACGCCGACGTGGACCGGGCCGCCCAGCTGCGGCCGGGCGACCCGGTGGGGTTCCGCTGGGTGTGA
- a CDS encoding SDR family oxidoreductase, protein MNYPRYDYSGHRVAVLGGTQGTGLAIAHAFADAGAEVTVTGAQHLTGFYDADLSRFRYRPLALDHPEAIVDFASGTDRLDALVVAAAPELPRHLGHADREFVVEACRLGLAGPAQAVRRLRPALSTSAAQGGGAVVLTPAAARWWALGGDGPEAEDTFVRAVGDLADGMERHGVRVNGCLATPTQGPAYHVQIERHAPRTSGTLLARPRRVRGSLTEATRAAVVDLVQFLASAGAAGLTGQTLRVG, encoded by the coding sequence TTGAACTACCCCCGCTACGACTACTCCGGCCACCGGGTCGCCGTCCTGGGCGGCACCCAGGGCACGGGCCTGGCGATCGCCCACGCCTTCGCCGACGCGGGTGCCGAGGTGACCGTCACCGGCGCCCAGCACCTCACCGGCTTCTACGACGCCGACCTCTCGCGGTTCCGCTACCGCCCCCTCGCGCTCGACCACCCGGAGGCGATCGTCGACTTCGCGTCCGGCACGGACCGGCTGGACGCGCTCGTCGTCGCCGCGGCGCCGGAGCTGCCGCGCCACCTCGGGCACGCGGACCGCGAGTTCGTCGTCGAGGCGTGCCGGCTCGGCCTGGCCGGCCCCGCGCAGGCCGTGCGTCGCCTTCGTCCGGCCCTGTCGACGAGCGCCGCGCAGGGCGGCGGCGCGGTCGTCCTCACCCCCGCCGCCGCTCGGTGGTGGGCGCTCGGCGGGGACGGCCCGGAGGCGGAGGACACGTTCGTGCGGGCGGTCGGTGACCTCGCTGACGGCATGGAGCGCCACGGGGTGCGGGTGAACGGGTGCCTGGCCACCCCGACGCAGGGTCCGGCGTACCACGTGCAGATCGAGCGCCACGCCCCGCGCACCTCGGGCACGCTGCTGGCCCGGCCCCGCCGCGTGCGCGGCAGCCTCACCGAGGCCACGCGCGCCGCCGTCGTCGATCTCGTGCAGTTCCTCGCGAGCGCCGGCGCGGCGGGTCTGACCGGGCAGACGCTGCGGGTCGGCTGA
- a CDS encoding PH domain-containing protein: MGLLAALTDPDIGKHLLREEGEVIVDEVRHHWVAFIVPGLVLLAALALLVSVPFIPLDWGWFPLLLALGVAAYGGYRGLGVHMDRFVITNMRVFRVHGVFSQQLATMPLTRILDITVKKPFIGRILGYGHFVFESAAQAQGLRDIRTVARPDERDMAIQRVVQRSGVRGRPQVN, translated from the coding sequence GTGGGACTGCTGGCGGCCCTGACCGACCCCGACATCGGCAAGCACCTGCTCCGCGAGGAGGGCGAGGTGATCGTCGACGAGGTCCGCCACCACTGGGTGGCGTTCATCGTGCCGGGCCTCGTGCTGCTCGCCGCCCTGGCGCTGCTCGTCTCCGTGCCGTTCATCCCGCTCGACTGGGGCTGGTTCCCGCTGCTGCTGGCGCTCGGCGTCGCCGCGTACGGCGGGTACCGCGGCCTCGGCGTGCACATGGACCGCTTCGTCATCACCAACATGCGGGTCTTCCGGGTGCACGGCGTCTTCTCCCAGCAGCTCGCGACGATGCCCCTGACCCGCATCCTCGACATCACCGTCAAGAAGCCGTTCATCGGGCGGATCCTCGGCTACGGGCACTTCGTCTTCGAGTCGGCCGCCCAGGCGCAGGGCCTGCGCGACATCCGCACGGTGGCGCGGCCCGACGAGCGCGACATGGCGATCCAACGCGTCGTGCAGCGCTCCGGCGTGCGCGGCCGGCCCCAGGTGAACTGA
- the mce gene encoding methylmalonyl-CoA epimerase: MSAALEIPEHLFIAIDHVGIAVPDLDEAVAFYETTFGMKVAHTETNEEQGVREAMVAVGDSGSFIQLLAPLTPESTIAKFLDRSGPGLQQLAYRVVDVEQVSAILRERGVRLLYDAPRRGTSDSRINFVHPKDAGGVLVELVQPAEGAHH; encoded by the coding sequence ATGTCTGCAGCGCTGGAGATCCCCGAGCACCTGTTCATCGCCATCGACCACGTCGGCATCGCCGTGCCCGACCTCGACGAGGCCGTGGCGTTCTACGAGACGACCTTCGGCATGAAGGTGGCCCACACCGAGACCAACGAGGAGCAGGGGGTCCGCGAGGCGATGGTGGCCGTCGGCGACTCCGGCTCCTTCATCCAGCTGCTCGCTCCCCTGACGCCCGAGTCGACCATCGCCAAGTTCCTCGACCGCTCCGGCCCCGGCCTCCAGCAGCTGGCGTACCGCGTCGTCGACGTCGAGCAGGTCTCCGCGATCCTCCGTGAGCGCGGCGTCCGCCTGCTCTACGACGCGCCCCGCCGCGGCACGTCGGACTCGCGCATCAACTTCGTGCACCCGAAGGACGCGGGCGGCGTGCTCGTCGAGCTCGTGCAGCCCGCGGAGGGCGCGCACCACTGA